A genome region from Balneola sp. includes the following:
- a CDS encoding glyoxalase/bleomycin resistance/dioxygenase family protein encodes MKIEHFAFNVDDPIKMCDWYVDHLGLTVVRKQEEAPFTVFLADSSGRVMIEVYNNPPEEVPDYKSMNPLLLHLAFVSENPAKDKKRLMEAGATLVSDEILEDGSHLVMLRDPWGFAIQFCKRAKNMITEKE; translated from the coding sequence ATGAAGATTGAGCACTTTGCTTTTAATGTTGACGATCCTATAAAAATGTGCGATTGGTATGTAGACCATTTAGGATTGACTGTAGTCAGAAAACAAGAAGAAGCTCCTTTTACTGTATTTCTGGCTGATAGCAGCGGAAGGGTGATGATTGAAGTCTATAATAATCCACCAGAAGAAGTACCTGATTATAAGAGTATGAATCCTTTGCTACTTCATCTTGCCTTCGTTTCTGAAAACCCAGCCAAAGATAAGAAGAGGTTAATGGAGGCAGGAGCCACCCTGGTATCTGATGAGATACTTGAAGATGGCTCTCATTTGGTTATGCTCCGTGACCCTTGGGGTTTTGCGATACAGTTTTGCAAGCGAGCAAAGAATATGATTACTGAAAAAGAGTAA
- a CDS encoding glycosyl hydrolase family 88, which yields MKTLLLSVLTLLTACSPVTSQIISEDQKWSERMALSIMERNPDPVYMDFRDEPKWEYTFGLVLKSIEKVWKATGDDQYLEYIDAYYDFMIEEDGTIKKYDIKNFNIDRVAPGRALFALYDETGKEKYKDAIEQLRYHLEYQPRNHLGGFWHKHRYQWQMWLDGAYMGAPFYAEYNQRNGDYESYDDVALQIKLMFEYMRDPETGLLYHGWDQSKTQSWADPETGLSPNFWGRAMGWYAMAIVDVLDYFPKNHPQHDDLTIILEELVEALEKYQDEESGVWYQVVDQGDREGNYLEASASIMFTYAIKKGANEGYLDESYHDFAEVAFQGILDEFIEVDEDGLVNINHVCAVAGLGGDPYRDGTYEYYVNERIQVNDTKATGPFIKLSLEMDR from the coding sequence ATGAAGACTCTCTTATTATCCGTTCTCACATTATTAACGGCCTGTTCGCCAGTAACCAGTCAGATTATATCTGAAGATCAGAAATGGTCGGAGCGCATGGCGTTATCCATTATGGAAAGAAATCCTGATCCGGTTTATATGGATTTCAGGGATGAACCAAAGTGGGAGTATACCTTTGGATTAGTATTGAAATCTATTGAAAAAGTATGGAAGGCAACAGGTGATGATCAGTATCTGGAATATATTGATGCCTACTACGATTTCATGATTGAGGAAGATGGCACCATCAAAAAATATGATATCAAGAATTTTAATATAGATCGCGTTGCTCCGGGTAGGGCTTTGTTTGCACTCTATGATGAGACGGGCAAAGAGAAGTACAAAGACGCTATTGAACAGCTTCGGTATCACCTTGAATATCAGCCGAGAAACCACTTGGGTGGATTTTGGCACAAACACCGCTATCAATGGCAAATGTGGCTGGATGGTGCCTATATGGGAGCTCCGTTCTACGCTGAGTACAATCAAAGAAATGGGGATTACGAGAGCTATGATGACGTAGCACTTCAGATTAAACTGATGTTTGAATATATGCGGGACCCTGAAACTGGTCTGCTTTATCACGGCTGGGATCAAAGTAAAACGCAGAGCTGGGCCGATCCTGAAACGGGACTTTCGCCCAATTTCTGGGGACGTGCAATGGGTTGGTATGCAATGGCTATTGTAGATGTGCTGGACTATTTCCCAAAAAACCACCCTCAGCATGATGATCTGACAATCATCTTGGAAGAGCTAGTTGAAGCACTGGAGAAATATCAGGATGAAGAGTCTGGAGTGTGGTATCAGGTGGTAGATCAGGGAGACCGTGAAGGCAACTATTTAGAAGCCTCTGCTTCAATAATGTTTACTTATGCCATCAAGAAAGGAGCAAATGAAGGATATCTGGATGAATCTTACCACGATTTTGCTGAAGTAGCTTTTCAGGGCATTTTGGATGAGTTTATTGAAGTAGATGAGGACGGCCTTGTCAATATAAATCATGTTTGTGCGGTAGCTGGTTTGGGTGGAGATCCATATCGAGACGGTACCTATGAGTATTATGTGAATGAGAGAATTCAGGTAAACGATACCAAAGCCACAGGTCCATTTATAAAATTAAGTCTAGAGATGGATCGATAA
- a CDS encoding pectate lyase, producing the protein MCFSTIPLAAQTLAFPGAEGYGKYTTGGRGGEVIYVDNLNDSGPGSFRAAVEKEGPRIVVFSVSGTIKLESPIIIYSGDLTIAGQTAPAGGITIRDYTVELETNNVIVRFMRFRLGDIHELAADAFSATEVKDIIIDHCSMSWGIDEVSSFYRNQNFTLQWSIISESLRDSYHPKGRHGYGGIWGGQKATFHHNLIAHHSSRNPRLADSDYDSRPTNRQVDFYNNVIYNWGFNSIYGGEMGEHNIVNNYFKAGPATDDDVSDRIVNPSTPYGKFFVEGNIVEGFPEVTGNNWSGGVQAKNAQEAKAVNPFSFDSGIAKPASSILDNLLPTVGASLHRDVVDERIVREVKTGTATYTGSVGGLKGIIDSQKDVGGWPELEQGEPQKDTDKDGMPDIWEQQNGLNMNQPSDAILYTLNEDYTNIEVYLNERVQDIINPKK; encoded by the coding sequence ATTTGTTTCTCAACAATTCCTTTGGCCGCACAAACACTCGCATTTCCAGGAGCGGAAGGGTATGGGAAATATACAACAGGGGGCCGAGGTGGTGAGGTTATTTACGTTGACAACCTGAATGACTCCGGACCGGGCAGCTTCAGAGCAGCTGTGGAAAAAGAAGGTCCCCGAATCGTTGTCTTTTCAGTTTCTGGTACTATCAAGTTGGAGTCTCCCATCATCATCTATTCAGGTGACTTGACAATTGCGGGACAAACCGCTCCCGCCGGAGGCATCACCATTCGAGACTATACGGTTGAACTGGAAACAAATAATGTAATTGTACGGTTTATGCGGTTTCGGCTCGGGGATATTCATGAATTAGCAGCCGACGCTTTCAGCGCTACTGAAGTTAAGGATATCATTATCGATCACTGTTCAATGAGCTGGGGTATTGATGAAGTTTCTTCCTTTTATAGAAACCAAAACTTTACGCTGCAATGGAGCATTATTTCTGAATCACTGAGAGATTCATATCATCCTAAAGGACGGCACGGATATGGAGGTATTTGGGGCGGGCAAAAAGCGACGTTCCACCACAATCTGATTGCCCACCATAGCAGCCGAAATCCTCGTTTAGCAGATTCTGATTACGATTCTCGCCCCACTAACCGCCAGGTAGATTTTTATAACAATGTGATTTACAACTGGGGATTCAACAGTATCTATGGTGGCGAGATGGGTGAGCATAATATCGTGAATAACTACTTTAAAGCGGGGCCCGCTACCGATGATGATGTTTCAGATCGTATCGTAAATCCATCAACACCCTATGGTAAGTTTTTTGTGGAAGGAAATATTGTTGAAGGCTTTCCGGAAGTTACCGGGAACAACTGGTCGGGAGGTGTTCAAGCTAAAAATGCCCAAGAAGCCAAGGCAGTTAATCCGTTCAGTTTTGATTCAGGAATTGCAAAACCAGCTTCTTCTATTCTGGATAATTTGTTACCCACAGTGGGAGCTAGCCTGCACAGAGACGTTGTAGATGAACGAATTGTAAGAGAAGTGAAAACAGGAACGGCTACTTACACCGGTTCAGTTGGAGGGTTAAAAGGAATTATCGATTCGCAAAAAGATGTGGGCGGTTGGCCGGAATTAGAGCAAGGTGAGCCCCAAAAAGATACGGACAAAGATGGTATGCCTGATATTTGGGAACAACAAAATGGTTTAAATATGAATCAACCATCGGATGCTATTTTATATACCCTCAACGAGGATTACACAAATATTGAAGTGTATTTGAATGAACGGGTGCAAGATATTATCAACCCAAAAAAATAG
- a CDS encoding glycoside hydrolase: protein MKILGRRILFYVSCIVFLGYFQSNPVLAQNQEVSDVWVPDNGDGTYTNPIIHADYSDPDVVKVGDDFYMTSSSFNAVPALPILHSKDLVNWELVNHAVKELPPVEHFRTPQHGNGVWAPSIRYHDGEFYIYWGDPDFGIYMVKTDDPEGDWEEPVLVKPGKGLIDPSPLWDEDGKAYLVHAFARSRSGINTVLVVQEMAADGTKMIGKPVLAFDGHENGNRVVEGPKFKKRGDWYYILAPAGGVTEGWQLALRSKNVFGPYEHKRVLQQGDTEVNGPHQGGLVELDSGESWFVHFQDKGVYGRIVHLNPVEWEDGWPMMGVDSNNDGVGVPVLTHKKPDVGKNYPIQSPAESDEFDTKELGLQWQWHGNPESTWALTSNFGFIRLYGRPVPEGARNLWDVPNLLLQKFPAPEFTATTKLKFTPHMIGEKSGLVVMGEDYSYIAIERGESGLQVKQVNTTGADAGEPEEVNESIEVETNTVWFRAEVQEGGLTTFSYSTDGNMFKPLGKEFQAKEGRWIGAKVGIFASQPRDGDSDDYLDYSSQHSGFADVDWFRISQ, encoded by the coding sequence ATGAAAATATTAGGGAGACGAATTCTTTTTTATGTCAGCTGCATCGTTTTTTTGGGTTACTTTCAAAGCAATCCGGTGTTAGCTCAGAATCAAGAAGTATCAGATGTATGGGTACCCGATAATGGTGATGGAACCTACACTAACCCCATCATTCATGCAGATTATTCAGACCCCGACGTGGTAAAAGTGGGGGATGATTTTTATATGACTTCCTCTAGCTTCAATGCTGTTCCAGCTCTTCCAATCCTTCACTCCAAAGATTTAGTGAATTGGGAATTAGTGAATCACGCCGTAAAAGAACTTCCGCCCGTAGAACATTTCAGAACCCCACAGCATGGGAATGGAGTATGGGCACCAAGTATTCGCTACCATGACGGAGAATTTTATATTTACTGGGGCGACCCTGATTTCGGAATTTATATGGTGAAAACGGATGACCCTGAAGGGGATTGGGAAGAGCCTGTTTTAGTTAAGCCCGGTAAAGGGTTGATCGATCCGTCTCCGCTTTGGGATGAGGACGGAAAAGCATACTTGGTCCATGCATTTGCCCGAAGCCGTTCAGGAATAAATACAGTACTCGTGGTTCAGGAAATGGCAGCTGACGGTACAAAGATGATTGGCAAACCCGTACTGGCTTTTGATGGTCATGAAAATGGTAATCGCGTTGTAGAAGGGCCAAAATTCAAGAAGCGGGGCGATTGGTATTACATTTTAGCTCCTGCTGGTGGTGTAACGGAAGGCTGGCAGCTGGCGTTGCGCTCAAAAAATGTGTTTGGTCCATATGAGCATAAGCGAGTTTTACAGCAAGGAGACACGGAAGTGAATGGCCCACATCAGGGTGGATTGGTAGAACTTGATTCGGGAGAATCATGGTTTGTGCACTTTCAGGATAAAGGAGTATATGGACGAATTGTACATCTGAACCCTGTTGAATGGGAAGATGGCTGGCCAATGATGGGCGTGGATAGTAATAATGATGGTGTAGGTGTACCTGTTTTAACTCACAAAAAACCGGATGTAGGAAAGAACTATCCCATTCAGTCACCGGCAGAATCAGATGAATTTGACACAAAAGAGTTAGGATTACAGTGGCAATGGCATGGGAATCCAGAATCAACCTGGGCGCTGACATCCAACTTTGGGTTCATCCGTTTGTATGGAAGACCTGTGCCTGAAGGGGCCCGAAATCTTTGGGATGTCCCGAATCTGCTTTTGCAGAAATTCCCGGCGCCTGAATTTACCGCTACAACGAAATTAAAATTCACCCCACACATGATTGGCGAAAAATCCGGTTTAGTAGTGATGGGCGAAGATTACAGCTATATAGCTATTGAGCGAGGAGAGAGTGGTTTGCAAGTTAAGCAGGTAAATACCACCGGAGCCGATGCAGGTGAACCTGAAGAAGTTAACGAAAGTATTGAGGTAGAAACCAATACCGTTTGGTTTCGTGCAGAAGTTCAGGAAGGTGGGCTTACCACATTTAGCTACAGCACCGATGGGAACATGTTTAAACCATTAGGAAAAGAATTTCAGGCTAAAGAAGGGCGCTGGATTGGGGCTAAAGTGGGCATATTTGCCAGTCAACCCCGAGATGGAGATTCTGATGACTATCTGGATTACTCGAGCCAGCACTCAGGCTTTGCTGATGTTGATTGGTTTAGAATTTCACAATAA
- a CDS encoding GntR family transcriptional regulator: protein MAFTPKQTPTIYLVGDSTMSDKRISSYPETGWGMPFQYYFTDEVEVENHARNGRSTRTFIEEGRWETIKETLKEGDFVMIQFGHNDEVPTKTRYTPPEQFQQFLRQYISESRAVDAHPILLTPITRRQFDENGQVKETHEQYSELMREVAESEGVPLIDMDRKSQAMLTEIGEEKSKLLFLQLEPGQNPNYPDGVTDNTHFSETGARMMAELVLKGLEELDHELAKYIVEGED, encoded by the coding sequence ATGGCCTTCACCCCGAAACAAACTCCAACCATATATTTAGTTGGAGATTCGACAATGTCGGATAAGCGGATTTCTTCTTATCCGGAAACGGGTTGGGGAATGCCTTTTCAGTATTATTTCACGGATGAAGTTGAAGTTGAAAATCACGCAAGAAACGGCCGTAGTACTCGTACATTTATTGAAGAAGGTCGATGGGAAACCATCAAAGAAACCCTGAAAGAAGGCGATTTTGTGATGATTCAGTTTGGGCACAATGATGAAGTTCCAACCAAAACAAGATATACTCCTCCAGAGCAATTTCAGCAGTTTCTTCGCCAGTATATAAGTGAGAGCCGAGCGGTTGATGCACATCCAATTTTATTGACCCCAATCACACGAAGGCAGTTTGATGAAAACGGGCAAGTGAAAGAAACGCATGAGCAATATTCTGAATTGATGCGGGAAGTAGCCGAATCAGAAGGAGTACCGTTAATTGATATGGATAGAAAAAGTCAGGCAATGCTGACTGAGATCGGGGAAGAAAAATCAAAGCTTCTGTTTTTGCAGCTAGAACCGGGACAGAACCCCAACTACCCTGATGGAGTTACGGACAATACCCATTTCAGTGAAACCGGCGCCCGCATGATGGCTGAACTGGTACTTAAAGGTTTAGAAGAACTGGACCATGAACTGGCCAAATATATTGTTGAAGGCGAGGATTAA
- a CDS encoding pectin esterase: MSNRTTSFLLTLISVFLFTEVFAQGYETEFIVSQDGSGDYTSIQAAIDGAKSYPYERITIYVRDGVYKEKVKVHAWNTKLSIIGESKENTIITFSDYFDSVDRGRNSTFHTYTFLVDANDFHAENLTIENSAGEVGQAVALHVEGDRVSFENCNLLGNQDTVYLAGEGNRNYFRNCYIEGTTDFIFGGATAYFEDSEIYSKSNSYITAASTPENQEYGFVFQNCSLTAAEGIDEVYLGRPWRNFAQTVFLNTRMGSHILPEGWDNWGKAEAESSAFYGEFSTKGPGANSGKRVDWSHQLTKKQAENYTKERVFGNWDPEIESQ; this comes from the coding sequence ATGAGTAATAGGACAACAAGCTTTCTCCTGACTTTGATATCGGTTTTTTTATTCACTGAGGTATTTGCACAAGGGTATGAAACCGAGTTTATAGTTTCTCAAGACGGAAGTGGTGACTACACTAGTATACAGGCAGCCATTGACGGTGCTAAATCATATCCATACGAGCGCATCACAATCTATGTAAGGGATGGGGTGTATAAAGAAAAGGTGAAGGTGCACGCCTGGAATACCAAGCTTTCCATAATCGGGGAAAGTAAAGAGAATACAATTATTACTTTTTCCGATTATTTTGATAGTGTTGACCGGGGCAGAAATAGCACCTTTCATACCTACACTTTTTTGGTTGATGCGAATGATTTTCATGCTGAGAACCTCACCATAGAAAATAGTGCAGGAGAAGTGGGTCAGGCAGTAGCGCTACATGTGGAAGGTGACCGGGTTTCTTTTGAAAACTGCAACCTGCTGGGAAATCAGGACACCGTGTATTTAGCAGGTGAGGGGAATCGTAATTATTTCAGAAATTGCTATATAGAAGGCACTACTGACTTTATTTTTGGTGGAGCAACCGCTTATTTTGAAGACTCCGAAATTTACAGTAAATCAAACTCCTACATCACCGCAGCCTCCACGCCAGAAAATCAGGAATACGGATTTGTATTTCAGAATTGCAGCCTAACTGCTGCCGAAGGTATAGATGAAGTTTACTTAGGACGCCCATGGAGAAATTTTGCACAAACAGTATTTCTGAATACCCGGATGGGTTCTCACATCCTCCCTGAGGGCTGGGATAATTGGGGTAAGGCAGAAGCAGAATCAAGTGCTTTTTATGGGGAATTTAGTACCAAAGGACCCGGTGCTAATTCAGGCAAAAGAGTAGATTGGAGTCATCAGCTTACTAAAAAACAGGCTGAAAATTACACCAAAGAGCGAGTTTTTGGAAATTGGGATCCTGAAATCGAGAGTCAATAA
- a CDS encoding pectin acetylesterase, which translates to MSLHSGSLQAQQSVSLWPEDELPNSKGLSIQDSVKNDRIYLNKYPEMYSFHPAKEENSGAAVLIFPSGGYHHLTYDLGGFQLAKWFNTLGVHSFVVNYRLPLSPDLVKREIAPLQDAQRAMRLVRSMAEELGIDPDKIGVMGTSAGGHLASTIGTFHEDVSAFGDSLDQYSYRPDFMVMISPVITFGEYAHEGSRMNLLGENPSPQLINKYSTELQVDKDTPPAFLGHAANDESVHPMNSIIFYEALLQHGNTASSLHIFPQGGHSIGLVGNPGSTQMWSDLCEAWLKESGFIE; encoded by the coding sequence ATTTCTCTTCATTCTGGTTCTCTTCAAGCTCAACAATCCGTTTCACTTTGGCCTGAAGATGAACTTCCAAACTCAAAAGGATTATCTATTCAGGATAGTGTGAAGAACGACCGCATATATCTCAATAAATATCCGGAGATGTATAGCTTTCATCCCGCAAAAGAAGAAAATAGTGGAGCGGCCGTTTTGATTTTTCCCAGTGGAGGCTACCATCATTTAACGTATGATCTAGGCGGCTTTCAGCTGGCTAAGTGGTTCAATACGCTCGGTGTCCACAGCTTTGTGGTTAACTACCGGTTACCTCTTTCACCCGACCTGGTTAAGCGAGAAATTGCTCCTTTACAAGATGCTCAAAGAGCAATGCGATTAGTACGTTCAATGGCCGAAGAGCTTGGAATCGATCCTGACAAAATTGGAGTGATGGGGACCTCAGCTGGAGGTCATCTGGCATCCACTATCGGTACCTTTCATGAAGATGTTTCCGCTTTTGGTGACTCACTCGATCAATATTCTTACCGGCCAGATTTTATGGTGATGATTTCTCCGGTAATTACATTTGGTGAGTATGCGCATGAGGGGAGTAGGATGAACCTTTTGGGCGAAAACCCGTCACCCCAACTCATAAACAAATATTCAACAGAGCTGCAGGTTGATAAGGATACACCACCGGCTTTTCTGGGACACGCCGCAAATGATGAATCGGTTCACCCGATGAACAGCATCATTTTTTACGAAGCGTTGCTACAGCACGGGAATACGGCTTCCAGCCTGCATATCTTTCCGCAAGGAGGACACAGCATTGGGCTTGTAGGAAACCCCGGTTCAACACAAATGTGGTCGGATTTATGTGAGGCATGGCTTAAGGAATCGGGTTTTATAGAGTGA
- a CDS encoding glycoside hydrolase: protein MPNVFTMSYTHALKEALTKVSILLLLIIFPATAFAQMGEKPENIAPMDAPFEMAELERPEIPDQVFDIRDYGAQTMDESSDFKNTDAIHRAVEAAAEAGGGQILIPKGKWLTGPIHLKSNMDLHLAEGSEVLFSTDKEDYLPVVRQRHEGVEAYNYSPMIYAYKVKNVSITGTGLLNAQADHWWEWYEEHGTPPRAAASKVPLSRRDFGKGSGMEGMRPSFVVFWESEDILIEDISMLDSPMWNLHMIYSKRIIIRGVNINSLKAPNGDGVVLDSSQDVLVEYNHFETGDDAVVLKSGLNEEALEINIPTQNVVVRNFEARRVRTGSGGVVFGSETSGGIRNVYVHNALFDGSDRGIRFKTERGRGNVVENIFIENIKMRNITYQAINFNTFYTGPGVTGPSPLMRNVHIKDVEIDGVPTAIELVGLPEKWLENIHLENINVINSEKGARITRVKGLKMTNVTINSEEQAMIAEDVYEIFLNNLTLNDGVSGKPFTLQGRHTGAIFTDDFPNNQIEFKDGLTKDIVKESPEVQAW, encoded by the coding sequence ATGCCCAACGTATTTACTATGAGTTATACCCACGCATTAAAAGAAGCTTTAACAAAAGTATCTATACTTTTACTTCTCATTATATTTCCAGCAACGGCCTTTGCTCAGATGGGAGAAAAACCTGAGAATATTGCGCCAATGGATGCACCTTTCGAAATGGCTGAATTGGAGCGCCCGGAAATACCTGATCAGGTATTTGACATTCGGGATTATGGCGCTCAGACTATGGATGAATCTTCAGACTTCAAAAATACGGATGCCATCCATCGGGCTGTTGAGGCTGCAGCGGAAGCTGGTGGCGGGCAAATTCTCATTCCAAAGGGAAAATGGCTTACAGGTCCTATTCACCTTAAAAGTAATATGGATCTTCACTTAGCTGAAGGGTCAGAAGTATTATTCAGTACTGATAAAGAAGATTATTTGCCGGTTGTAAGGCAGCGCCATGAAGGTGTAGAAGCCTACAACTACTCTCCTATGATCTATGCATACAAAGTGAAGAACGTATCGATCACGGGAACAGGGCTTCTAAATGCTCAGGCTGATCACTGGTGGGAATGGTATGAAGAGCATGGTACTCCACCCCGAGCTGCGGCCTCAAAAGTACCTTTATCCAGGCGAGACTTTGGAAAGGGTTCAGGAATGGAAGGTATGCGTCCCAGTTTTGTTGTTTTTTGGGAGTCCGAGGATATTTTAATTGAAGATATCTCAATGCTTGACTCTCCTATGTGGAATTTGCATATGATCTATAGCAAGCGAATTATTATTCGTGGAGTAAATATCAATAGTCTTAAAGCTCCAAATGGGGATGGTGTAGTTCTTGATTCCTCACAGGATGTACTTGTTGAGTATAATCATTTTGAAACGGGCGATGATGCCGTTGTGCTCAAATCCGGGCTCAATGAAGAGGCATTGGAAATCAACATTCCTACACAAAACGTAGTAGTTAGAAATTTTGAAGCCCGAAGAGTTCGCACAGGAAGTGGAGGCGTTGTATTTGGAAGTGAAACATCGGGAGGAATCCGAAATGTTTATGTCCACAATGCCCTTTTTGATGGAAGTGACCGAGGCATTCGATTTAAAACCGAACGTGGACGTGGTAATGTCGTCGAAAACATCTTCATCGAAAATATAAAGATGCGAAATATCACGTATCAGGCTATAAACTTTAATACGTTTTATACAGGCCCTGGAGTTACAGGTCCTTCTCCTCTAATGAGAAACGTCCATATTAAAGATGTGGAAATTGACGGTGTACCAACTGCGATTGAACTTGTAGGTCTTCCAGAAAAATGGCTCGAAAATATTCACCTCGAAAACATCAACGTCATTAATTCTGAAAAAGGAGCTCGAATAACGCGTGTTAAGGGACTGAAGATGACGAATGTAACCATTAACTCTGAAGAGCAAGCGATGATTGCTGAAGATGTATATGAAATATTCCTTAATAACCTGACTCTAAATGATGGAGTTTCAGGAAAGCCTTTTACTCTTCAAGGACGTCATACCGGAGCAATTTTCACAGATGACTTCCCTAATAATCAAATTGAATTTAAGGATGGCTTAACGAAAGATATCGTTAAAGAATCGCCAGAGGTTCAGGCCTGGTAA
- a CDS encoding gluconate 5-dehydrogenase, with translation MNYIEKLFSLKGKVAVVVGGSGELGGEMSFALSQAGAKVAVSYAGNKEGATEQISRIESAGGTAMACQINAISEDSIKSAISKVIDEWGHIDILVNAPGVNSTTPIMDITEEEWNKILDINLKGAFLTSRIVGEHMIERGEGGSIINISSASSDIPLSKVFTYSISKAGMNNMTRFLAREWAPHDIRVNAIIPGFFPAEQNREILTEERTESIFGHTPMDRFGEAEELSGAVVWLASKNASSFVTGSMVTVDGGFTATTI, from the coding sequence ATGAACTATATAGAAAAGCTTTTCTCACTCAAAGGTAAGGTAGCAGTTGTTGTTGGGGGAAGTGGAGAACTAGGGGGAGAAATGTCATTCGCCCTTTCCCAGGCAGGGGCCAAAGTTGCAGTATCGTATGCCGGCAATAAGGAAGGAGCTACCGAACAAATTTCCCGTATTGAAAGCGCTGGTGGAACAGCAATGGCATGTCAGATAAATGCCATTAGCGAGGACTCAATAAAGTCAGCTATTTCGAAAGTGATTGATGAATGGGGGCACATAGATATTTTAGTGAATGCTCCGGGAGTTAATTCCACTACGCCTATTATGGATATCACCGAAGAAGAATGGAATAAAATACTTGATATTAATTTGAAAGGCGCATTTCTGACGAGTCGTATTGTAGGTGAACATATGATTGAGAGGGGTGAGGGGGGAAGTATCATTAATATCTCTTCTGCATCTTCAGATATCCCTCTTTCTAAGGTATTTACATATAGCATTTCGAAAGCTGGAATGAATAATATGACTCGCTTCTTAGCTCGCGAATGGGCCCCGCATGATATCAGGGTTAATGCTATTATCCCCGGATTCTTCCCAGCAGAACAAAACAGGGAAATTCTTACGGAAGAACGAACGGAGTCTATATTTGGTCACACTCCTATGGACCGATTTGGTGAAGCAGAAGAACTTTCGGGAGCCGTGGTATGGCTGGCTTCAAAAAATGCTTCCTCTTTTGTGACCGGGTCTATGGTGACCGTTGATGGAGGCTTCACCGCAACAACAATCTAA